Part of the Augochlora pura isolate Apur16 chromosome 10, APUR_v2.2.1, whole genome shotgun sequence genome, aatgtatatatatattaacagtaaaaaatatttcaagctgTGTATTATATAAACGTTTTTGTAGTACACATTTGTCTATGACATTTCAAGTAAAACTTTAATTGTGTAAAATTTCTAACAGAGAGATAACATTGTTTTCGATGAAGAATTATGAATTGCGTAATGCTTAAAGTAcaaggagagagggagaaaagtAACGAAGTAGGGTTAAGATGGGTTAGGGCACTACTTACCGGGTGGTCTCGTGGTTATCGTCAGGATCTGCCTTACGCGTTAAATCACGTAAAGTTTCCAATCTCTCGAGATTCTGACTAATTCCTAAAAAGTTATGATGTTACACGAAACTAATGTCATAACTGTTTTCATATTCAAGTGAACacattcaatataataataatcgttgtATTCGTACCTCTTCGAGTCTTGGCGACAATTTTGCTAGGCCCTTTTGATACAGTATACATGTTCCACGTGAGAAGAgcagaataataattgtctatttaaatttcgataCCAAACCATCcgaaaattatcttaaattcttctttttgaATTAAGTAATTTACACAAAATTCCAAATAAGTAGTACCGAATGGATCAACCGCACGGGTTGAAATGACGAGCATGAAATACACGACGGGTGAACCACGTGACCTTAGCTCGTGGTATCGCTCGTACTAtgtaatatgtacatatgtcatacatatgcatatacaATGACATATTACGTGCTACAgccacacacatatatattcattcatatatgtatatgaatagatacatatatgaatagatacatgtatgtatatttacatcaatgaaacaatttgaaaaatttcagtgCAAGCACTACTACATAACACtttccaaatatttaaaaatctataaatattttgtataaatatgtgACTAtcatttgatatttcaaattgagatgtaattatcaaaaaatatttttatatttaccaaTACATggattttttacattttaccattataatatatgtataaataatatggaGTGTTTAGTAACAGGTaggatgaaatttaaaataccaGTCACCATGATAATACATACTTATATCAATAGCGAAAATCAAATACAAGACAATTACGAATTCAACTTTATTCTTTTCAGTATGtattaaagattaaaaatctCTCTGATTCGCCGATAGTGGCGCGCGCAAGTCTTGTTAGTCTGTGATAGAAGCACATGGCGCAGACTGATTTACATCacatttgttattaatacttaaaaagtAATAACGAAATCGCGACTTTGTTGCTTTTAACTCTTACCTAACATTACCCCGAAAGTCacggtttattattatttacccaCCTGTTGCCGCGTTATATATtcttgtatacatatatgtatgcgTATTGTAGTAGCGACATTACAAtagaatcattaaaataataatataaacatttctatataaagtaaatataagcGTCATTATCATAGTGTCTAGTCATACCGTCCACATTAAAGGCttaaaagtgaattttatcaaaatattttgaaacttattaatgtaaattaagaaaatttatttattgtaaattaagaaatgatGTTACAAATAACGGAtttcattaaacatttaacacgcttgtaattttaaaagcaCAACAAAATTCATCGAAGTATAAATTAGTTACAATTCATTTTACTATGCGcgataacgaaataattgtatatttagaaCGGAGAAATAATTCTgagtttcattatttataaaactgatTATAATCGcttgtatacagggtgttccgtaagtgattattaaattaaaaaatctgatTGTGTATGTACAAGAAAAAGGAAATCAATGttgcataataaatttctcaattccacatttattttcaaggaaaccaattttaaatgtacCGGTAAAACAGACAACACCTTCAGAGATTCGTAAGAATAATAAGATTCGTCGTGCGTGAATATCCTGCTTTATTGTGTATTCTTGATTATTCAATACAATCAACAGAAAACACGAGCAGAGATAGTAGCCTACACAGCGAGATCCGTTAAATCGGGGAAACACGGTAAAGCGAGCATGCAGTTACGAAACACTGCCTGTACATGACTCGTCAATTCAGTTGACaaaagtaaagaaatttttgttttttttaggTTTTGATTTACATACGTATCCGATGTATGATAGATATGAAAAAAGTGTAAGCTTATGTACattctacaataataaaacttaGTGCACTTAATGCTATGGTGATAGTCGCTATTTTTTCAAAGTAATACAttattagcaaaaatattttactatttcattttaaaataaaatattcactgttgaaaagaatacaatttagttcataattttataaattcaaacaGTCGAAGataatcttttataattattattttgcatcctttttttcttttcattatcacattcataaaattgcataaataatcgtgattctatttattgtattgaCCATTTCGTTGAAATGAAACTGTACTTTTAAAATCACAAACATAAGAATTACTTGGTGTTAATGTTATTCCTATAGTATAGCTTCAGaacatattacataattacttGCAATAGCAGTACATATGATTGTAACAATActagcaataataaatttatattactctATGACAATAATACtcttatgaaaataaaaattactacatTAGTAAATACATAccatatttatacataatatcaaataataggGACACAATTCAATTTAACATAGAAAAATACTTTCGTCTATAGTTGATTAAAGTTAatcatttaaagaaatattcgcCACTTTTGCATTCAGTTTGCAAGTCCGAAAAATGCAATGgttacaaattattggtttCCATATGACATTTCAAGGTATGAGATACAACACATTGCGacataaatgttattttgaaTACAATGtgttatatttcatatatacaGATAACATAAATTAGTATTTCTATGTCCATGTTACATATTcgtaatataacatttatacgtaacgataatttttatatgtaaaataagttACTcgttattatgaaatttttacatcaTAAAGAAATGCTAATTTACGGTTGCATAGTGTCAATTATGTTTTTAAGTACATACAAGCGGATAGCGTTCCTCTTCTGTAacattatctttttatttcgaattcaaGTTTTGAATGTTTTGAAAATACCGAAGATGttagaaacattaatttatcagAGATCTCCGATGACTGAATCATTTCAAAACGAATGTCTACCTTCTGTATAAGAAATGTAAGCGTTAAAGCAGTATTTAAAGAGCAAATAAAGATTTATCCTGATCTTTATTGATTTGACGCTGAATGTTTGAATTTCCGGAATTAGTAGTACTTCCTGTAGTGGTAGTAGTTGTAGGCAAAGTTGGTAAAGCTTCAGCAGCAGCTGCTCGTTCTGCCAAAAAGCGTTCAAATTCGGACGATGTTAATGATTCCTGATCACCATGTGCTCCAggctaaaaaaaaagaagagagaaactattaataaatatgaattatttatctattctaCATATATAGATTGTTGTTTACTGTATGGAagaatttcaaacattttttagaaatattcgaaaGCGGTGAAATGGCATACATCATTTCTAAACAATTGTAGTATAACAATCGAATTTCACAAACAAAACATTTGCGCTACACATAACTTACCGTGTGATCTAACCAGGCTgccatttcaataaattcagaCTCCTGGTTCAGCTATATATCAAAACAAAgagaacataaaataaaaacgaacacATTAAACAAAGTACAACAGAAACAAGTAAATGTATGCATATATGTGGGCAAAAATAAAGCATAAGGAAACGtaagaaataaagttaaaCGTTTCATGCTCTAAAAAGCTATGCATCAAAAGTAAGCAACTCTGGATTTATTggactgaaaaaaaaaacgtgatGACagactttattataaaaaccaATAAATTATGACATCCTTACCTTTTATTAGGACAGATAATTTTAAAgttcattgtaaaaatttataaccgAGTAATTCAAATGTGCATAATAACatttcaacaataaaaagattaattaaaatttaaaatagcacCTTTAGTATTCATAGTAAATTTACTTttcgtgaataaataaaaaatataatatacttctATTAGCAATAATGAATGTAGTAAGGGTAGGGTTTACGCACAGAAGTAGCAGTAGTAGAAGCAACTGTAGAAGCATTCTGATGAGGATATTTAGGACTATTGCGAGTGAGGTTCGCGGTATTGACGCTTCCTCCGCTCACCTGCTCCAAATTGTCCTCCTGTTTGTTACCACTGTAATAAACATAAGTTAATGATAGATTCtacagaaattgaaaaatttcgaaaaatttaaaaggtcaatgttaatattaaaaacctGTTCTTTGTCGTTTCGTATGTTGCGTTGCGTGACTGTGCAAACATATCAAATTCATCATTGTCACCTTCCTTCCTTTCCTTGCGTTCAGTTCTATTTTTGTCGCTACTTTCAGATATGCCTACAATTTAGTGTGACATGAAATTACCATGTATCtctctatttaatataaataaacaatacttACCCATTCCTGTTATCTTCTTCTCCAAAGCATCAGTTTCATCAGATAAATCTATAAGTGAATCACCTTCTTGTTTCTTAGAAACTGTCATGGAATCACCATTTGGTGGATGACCAATTGTTTGTGCTAAAATGGTTCTAGCAGCTACTGCTACATTTTTTGTGTAACGTAAATAACGtaagaacaaattatttaattcgtcgTTGATGCGCAATAATTCTGCTGTCATTTCATCATGAGCTAGTTTTCCAATTAAATCAACGACTCGTTCTTGCATCAATTTACATGTTGAATGTAGTTCCTACAacatggaattattttaatgtaacttGTAACAATCCATGAAAGATTGTATAGAATATGATACAATTTTGtgcaatatatacatacagttAGGAGTTCTAGATCTGCGGCATCTGGTTGTTGATTATTACTTTGATCCGAACTTGTAAAGTATGCCAACATTTCTGATAAAACGCGCATGTTCTCTTGTACAAAATCAAGTTCGCTTTGTAATTTAGCCAATTGATGTTCATTTAACTGAGTCACTTGTAGTGATGGTGGAATTTGACATTGTTGGACTTGTGTCGTCGAAGATACAGGTTGTTGTTCAGCCGTAGGGACATTAACATTACTCTGTTCCAACTCAGGTACactctgtaataataattatgcatGAACAATAAAAGGTTGTATTCTAATTGAGTagaaatttcttaatattatgtCAGTCTTACTCTTTCTGGTGTAATAATAGGGGCCACAGCATCTAAA contains:
- the LOC144476140 gene encoding TOM1-like protein 2 isoform X2, whose product is MSFFLGPLSTPVGQKIEQATDGSLPFENWTLNMEICDIINETEDGPRDAIKAIKRRLNQSAGKNYAIFMYTLTVLETCVKNCGKCFHSLACSRDFVQELVQLIGPKNEPPTAVQEKVLSLIQTWAKTFRHQPHTQGVVRVYEELKVRGIQFPMTDLDAVAPIITPERSVPELEQSNVNVPTAEQQPVSSTTQVQQCQIPPSLQVTQLNEHQLAKLQSELDFVQENMRVLSEMLAYFTSSDQSNNQQPDAADLELLTELHSTCKLMQERVVDLIGKLAHDEMTAELLRINDELNNLFLRYLRYTKNVAVAARTILAQTIGHPPNGDSMTVSKKQEGDSLIDLSDETDALEKKITGMGISESSDKNRTERKERKEGDNDEFDMFAQSRNATYETTKNSGNKQEDNLEQVSGGSVNTANLTRNSPKYPHQNASTVASTTATSPGAHGDQESLTSSEFERFLAERAAAAEALPTLPTTTTTTGSTTNSGNSNIQRQINKDQDKSLFAL
- the LOC144476140 gene encoding TOM1-like protein 2 isoform X1; this encodes MSFFLGPLSTPVGQKIEQATDGSLPFENWTLNMEICDIINETEDGPRDAIKAIKRRLNQSAGKNYAIFMYTLTVLETCVKNCGKCFHSLACSRDFVQELVQLIGPKNEPPTAVQEKVLSLIQTWAKTFRHQPHTQGVVRVYEELKVRGIQFPMTDLDAVAPIITPERSVPELEQSNVNVPTAEQQPVSSTTQVQQCQIPPSLQVTQLNEHQLAKLQSELDFVQENMRVLSEMLAYFTSSDQSNNQQPDAADLELLTELHSTCKLMQERVVDLIGKLAHDEMTAELLRINDELNNLFLRYLRYTKNVAVAARTILAQTIGHPPNGDSMTVSKKQEGDSLIDLSDETDALEKKITGMGISESSDKNRTERKERKEGDNDEFDMFAQSRNATYETTKNSGNKQEDNLEQVSGGSVNTANLTRNSPKYPHQNASTVASTTATSLNQESEFIEMAAWLDHTPGAHGDQESLTSSEFERFLAERAAAAEALPTLPTTTTTTGSTTNSGNSNIQRQINKDQDKSLFAL
- the LOC144476140 gene encoding TOM1-like protein 2 isoform X3, giving the protein MSFFLGPLSTPVGQKIEQATDGSLPFENWTLNMEICDIINETEDGPRDAIKAIKRRLNQSAGKNYAIFMYTLTVLETCVKNCGKCFHSLACSRDFVQELVQLIGPKNEPPTAVQEKVLSLIQTWAKTFRHQPHTQGVVRVYEELKVRGIQFPMTDLDAVAPIITPERSVPELEQSNVNVPTAEQQPVSSTTQVQQCQIPPSLQVTQLNEHQLAKLQSELDFVQENMRVLSEMLAYFTSSDQSNNQQPDAADLELLTELHSTCKLMQERVVDLIGKLAHDEMTAELLRINDELNNLFLRYLRYTKNVAVAARTILAQTIGHPPNGDSMTVSKKQEGDSLIDLSDETDALEKKITGMGISESSDKNRTERKERKEGDNDEFDMFAQSRNATYETTKNSGNKQEDNLEQLNQESEFIEMAAWLDHTPGAHGDQESLTSSEFERFLAERAAAAEALPTLPTTTTTTGSTTNSGNSNIQRQINKDQDKSLFAL
- the LOC144476140 gene encoding TOM1-like protein 2 isoform X4, with the translated sequence MSFFLGPLSTPVGQKIEQATDGSLPFENWTLNMEICDIINETEDGPRDAIKAIKRRLNQSAGKNYAIFMYTLTVLETCVKNCGKCFHSLACSRDFVQELVQLIGPKNEPPTAVQEKVLSLIQTWAKTFRHQPHTQGVVRVYEELKVRGIQFPMTDLDAVAPIITPERSVPELEQSNVNVPTAEQQPVSSTTQVQQCQIPPSLQVTQLNEHQLAKLQSELDFVQENMRVLSEMLAYFTSSDQSNNQQPDAADLELLTELHSTCKLMQERVVDLIGKLAHDEMTAELLRINDELNNLFLRYLRYTKNVAVAARTILAQTIGHPPNGDSMTVSKKQEGDSLIDLSDETDALEKKITGMGISESSDKNRTERKERKEGDNDEFDMFAQSRNATYETTKNSGNKQEDNLEQPGAHGDQESLTSSEFERFLAERAAAAEALPTLPTTTTTTGSTTNSGNSNIQRQINKDQDKSLFAL